A single window of Ignavibacteriota bacterium DNA harbors:
- a CDS encoding radical SAM protein, giving the protein MLLLCNYYVTYRCNAYCEFCHFAEHGKFKNTPHASLEDFKNNISQLYDLGVKFIDLTGGEPLLNKDISEMVTLAKNYKMQTSITTNTLLYKKYAESLAGKVNLLHFSLDSPDEEEHNKIRKIDCYNSVLESVEIAKSIGEFPDILFTVTNDTYKKLPQMHELAAKRDLVLLVNPVFSYFGNPGLTNEAMDFIEEYVNGKLDIYINPSFLTLRRNGGNNIDDPLCKAVSRVIVISPFNEIILPCYHFENDKIKIDKPIKEIMQSEKYKYFLAMEGRFDFCGGCTVNCYFEPSFAFPTNLYGLASVTSKFKYGYNKLIKQKIKKKIVRSKL; this is encoded by the coding sequence ATGCTGCTTTTATGTAATTACTACGTTACATATAGATGCAATGCTTATTGCGAGTTTTGTCATTTTGCGGAACATGGTAAATTTAAAAATACACCACACGCAAGTTTGGAAGATTTTAAGAATAACATTTCTCAGCTTTATGATTTAGGAGTTAAGTTCATTGATTTAACAGGTGGAGAACCATTGTTAAATAAAGATATCTCCGAAATGGTAACGCTCGCTAAAAATTATAAAATGCAGACAAGCATAACAACCAACACACTTCTATATAAAAAATATGCCGAATCATTAGCCGGAAAAGTAAATCTTTTGCATTTTTCTTTGGATTCACCCGATGAAGAAGAACATAATAAAATTAGAAAAATAGATTGCTACAATTCGGTTTTGGAAAGCGTTGAAATTGCGAAAAGTATTGGAGAGTTTCCCGATATACTTTTTACCGTTACAAATGATACTTACAAGAAACTTCCTCAAATGCATGAATTAGCCGCAAAGAGAGATTTGGTTTTGTTGGTAAACCCCGTTTTTTCCTATTTCGGTAACCCCGGTTTAACAAATGAAGCAATGGATTTTATTGAAGAATATGTTAACGGCAAATTAGATATTTATATTAATCCGTCATTTCTTACACTGCGCAGAAACGGTGGAAATAATATAGATGATCCGCTATGCAAAGCGGTTTCTAGAGTAATTGTAATATCGCCGTTTAATGAGATAATACTTCCATGTTATCATTTTGAAAATGATAAAATAAAAATTGATAAGCCGATTAAAGAAATTATGCAGTCGGAAAAGTATAAATATTTCTTAGCAATGGAAGGAAGATTTGATTTTTGCGGCGGCTGCACTGTAAATTGTTATTTTGAACCTTCGTTTGCTTTCCCCACAAATTTGTACGGATTAGCAAGCGTTACTTCTAAATTTAAGTATGGTTATAATAAGTTAATTAAACAAAAA